The Methanobacterium lacus genome includes a region encoding these proteins:
- the radA gene encoding DNA repair and recombination protein RadA has protein sequence MVELEELPNVGEKTAQKLRDAGFADMMRLATATAKELSVKAEIGEGVAEKVIEAARKSEQIDFETAMDVMERRKDVGRVTTGSTGLDELIGGGIETQSITEVFGEFGSGKSQISHELAVTVQLPPEKGGLGGQCVFIDTENTFRPERIKQIAEGFELDVEEVLTNIHIARAFNSSHQILMADKVNELIQSGANIKLVIVDSLTAHFRAEYVGRESLATRQQKLNQHLHTLSNIANTYNVAVFVTNQVQSKPDAFFGSPTKAIGGHVLGHAATYRIWLKKGLAGKRIARLVDSPHLPEGEAVFKVITEGISD, from the coding sequence ATGGTAGAACTTGAAGAATTACCAAATGTAGGGGAAAAAACTGCTCAAAAATTAAGAGATGCTGGTTTTGCAGATATGATGAGGCTCGCAACAGCAACTGCTAAAGAATTGAGTGTTAAAGCTGAAATAGGTGAAGGAGTAGCTGAAAAAGTAATTGAAGCTGCGAGGAAGTCTGAACAAATCGACTTTGAAACTGCCATGGATGTTATGGAAAGAAGGAAGGACGTCGGAAGAGTAACCACCGGAAGTACAGGACTCGATGAACTCATAGGAGGAGGAATTGAAACTCAATCCATAACCGAAGTTTTTGGAGAATTTGGTTCTGGAAAAAGTCAGATCTCCCACGAACTTGCAGTTACTGTACAGCTACCCCCTGAAAAAGGAGGTTTAGGTGGACAGTGCGTATTCATCGATACAGAAAACACCTTCAGACCAGAAAGGATAAAACAAATAGCTGAAGGATTTGAACTCGACGTAGAGGAAGTGCTTACCAATATTCATATTGCAAGGGCATTCAACTCAAGCCATCAGATTTTAATGGCAGATAAAGTCAATGAATTGATTCAAAGCGGTGCAAATATTAAACTTGTCATCGTAGATTCATTAACAGCCCACTTCCGTGCAGAATACGTTGGCAGGGAATCTTTAGCAACAAGGCAACAAAAATTGAACCAACATTTGCATACCCTTTCAAACATAGCCAACACCTACAACGTTGCAGTTTTTGTAACAAACCAGGTGCAGTCCAAACCTGATGCATTTTTCGGTAGTCCCACAAAGGCTATTGGAGGACACGTCTTGGGTCACGCTGCAACCTATAGGATCTGGCTTAAAAAGGGTCTTGCTGGTAAAAGAATCGCCAGACTTGTTGACAGTCCGCACTTACCAGAAGGCGAAGCTGTATTCAAGGTGATTACAGAGGGAATTTCGGATTAA
- a CDS encoding OB-fold nucleic acid binding domain-containing protein, with protein MSQEISQEIKSEYEKIKDKISYDDFLKKMEERKHDYEDVSFMSELDIARTIIGEYINEENKPLSEANEAHKITELQTGSDNISVTGRIMHISNVKKFTSKKGREGKLANMIITDDTGEIRVVLWTENIKFLKKVTEGDVIKINNAEVKQGFREDELHMKLDSNIQKLDSEEYESFPKYDDKITDIKDIQGESQVNVIARIVRIPRVRTFDKNGKEGKVLSMEIQDKTGKTQFTLWNNDTNLVKDLDLKEGDSIKILGALGRTRDGEVSLTHSWIGRMIKGDFDLPEYSEKILKIGDAHEMRDITVIGIICKVYDTITFMRNDESTGQVRSLEMEDDTGSIRITLWNDDANMEIEKGNIIKIIGGNIEFDEYSGTDYRINTNWNTKLIINPEIDPDLSKKLQECGKYLKPLKIAAIHEMDEEGEEIDVVGRIVKTYDPSEFNRDDGTTGKVRTVEIGDGTGVIRSSFWDDKADFAFNEGKPIKIENARTRLGNYNMDLSIGKTARIVDPTPEEIEALPSMNEIEDSLYSTKTISQLNEDERNVRIVGRVVNLYDPNEFQRGDGTNGLVRTVEIADGTGVLRSSFWDDKAEMSLNTGDAIKIENPRISMRDDHLEISVGRNTLVTKATVDESEKLPSFDDIKEMIYKTKKIDDIEEEDRNIKVTGEITEAYGNRILYEMCPNCNKRLTLIDNSYECEICGEEIEEPRYLMIVPCVIEDSTGTMRVTFFSAAAEELVGMKINEVIDVIQKTGDEGSLEDKVSELVGHEITVIADASFDEYNEEIRLNAKKLVDIKL; from the coding sequence ATGAGCCAGGAAATTAGCCAGGAAATTAAGAGCGAATATGAAAAGATTAAGGATAAAATCTCATACGATGATTTCTTAAAAAAAATGGAAGAAAGAAAGCATGATTATGAAGATGTGAGCTTCATGAGCGAGCTTGATATAGCTCGTACAATCATTGGAGAATATATTAATGAGGAGAATAAGCCTTTATCTGAAGCAAACGAGGCACATAAAATAACAGAACTCCAAACAGGTAGCGACAACATCAGTGTTACCGGGAGAATAATGCATATTTCAAACGTTAAAAAATTCACCAGCAAGAAGGGCAGGGAAGGTAAGCTTGCCAACATGATAATAACAGATGACACCGGTGAAATTCGTGTTGTTCTTTGGACTGAAAATATTAAATTCCTGAAAAAAGTGACAGAAGGAGACGTAATAAAAATAAACAATGCTGAAGTCAAACAGGGATTCCGGGAAGATGAATTGCACATGAAATTGGATTCAAACATTCAAAAACTCGACAGCGAAGAGTATGAGTCCTTCCCAAAATATGATGATAAAATAACTGATATCAAAGACATTCAAGGCGAAAGTCAAGTAAATGTAATCGCAAGAATTGTCAGAATCCCCAGAGTAAGGACTTTTGACAAAAATGGAAAGGAAGGAAAGGTTTTATCCATGGAGATTCAGGATAAAACTGGCAAAACTCAGTTCACTCTCTGGAACAACGACACAAATCTTGTTAAAGATTTAGATCTCAAAGAGGGAGATTCAATAAAAATACTCGGTGCCCTTGGAAGAACAAGAGACGGCGAAGTTTCATTAACACACTCATGGATTGGAAGAATGATCAAAGGAGATTTTGATCTCCCAGAATACTCAGAAAAAATCCTAAAAATTGGTGACGCCCATGAAATGCGAGATATAACAGTTATTGGAATAATATGCAAAGTATACGATACAATAACCTTCATGAGGAATGATGAAAGCACAGGGCAGGTTCGATCTCTAGAGATGGAGGATGATACTGGATCCATAAGGATAACGCTGTGGAACGATGATGCAAACATGGAAATCGAAAAGGGAAACATCATCAAAATAATCGGAGGAAATATTGAGTTTGATGAATATTCCGGTACCGACTACAGAATAAACACCAATTGGAACACTAAACTAATTATCAATCCTGAAATTGACCCTGATTTAAGCAAAAAGCTTCAAGAGTGTGGAAAATATTTGAAGCCTCTTAAAATAGCAGCAATTCATGAGATGGATGAAGAAGGAGAAGAGATCGATGTGGTTGGTAGAATTGTTAAAACCTACGATCCAAGTGAATTCAATAGGGACGACGGAACCACCGGGAAAGTTAGGACAGTTGAGATCGGAGATGGTACTGGAGTAATAAGATCATCCTTCTGGGATGATAAAGCAGATTTTGCTTTTAACGAAGGAAAACCAATTAAAATTGAAAACGCCAGAACTCGGCTGGGTAACTACAACATGGATCTGAGCATTGGCAAAACAGCAAGAATAGTTGATCCTACTCCAGAAGAGATCGAAGCCCTTCCAAGTATGAACGAAATAGAAGACTCACTCTACTCCACCAAAACCATAAGCCAATTGAATGAAGATGAAAGAAACGTTAGAATAGTTGGAAGAGTGGTTAACCTTTACGATCCAAATGAATTCCAAAGGGGAGATGGAACTAACGGTCTGGTTAGAACAGTAGAAATAGCTGATGGTACTGGAGTTTTAAGATCTTCATTCTGGGATGATAAAGCAGAAATGTCACTGAACACAGGAGACGCCATAAAAATTGAAAATCCCCGTATAAGCATGCGCGATGACCATCTAGAAATTAGTGTCGGCAGAAACACCTTAGTTACCAAGGCAACAGTAGATGAATCTGAAAAACTCCCCTCCTTTGATGATATAAAGGAAATGATCTACAAAACCAAGAAGATCGATGATATTGAAGAAGAAGACAGGAACATAAAGGTAACTGGAGAAATCACTGAAGCCTATGGAAACAGAATCCTGTACGAAATGTGCCCCAACTGTAACAAAAGGTTGACACTTATAGACAACTCCTACGAATGTGAAATCTGTGGTGAAGAAATCGAAGAACCTAGGTACTTGATGATAGTTCCATGTGTGATTGAAGACAGTACAGGAACAATGAGGGTTACATTTTTCAGCGCAGCTGCAGAGGAACTAGTTGGAATGAAAATCAATGAAGTCATAGATGTCATCCAAAAAACTGGAGATGAAGGATCACTTGAAGATAAAGTCTCAGAACTTGTTGGACACGAAATCACTGTGATTGCGGATGCCAGTTTCGATGAGTACAACGAAGAAATCAGGCTCAATGCCAAAAAACTGGTGGATATAAAATTATAA
- a CDS encoding DUF169 domain-containing protein, translating to MYQKMGSELKEILKLEREAVAIKWFLREPKDIKKESEPSRFCTKLDKASKGEIFYSTMEEESCMGGLRYSGMKDRKELPKNMQSGSFLVPAGVYKSIPAVQRSWQNNKAIDAGIFTAILFSPLVNADFIPDIVFIISNSEQAMMVLHANAYDSGSHGLGADSCPICSSMAAIPYLTGKVTYGFGDIGSRNNMELKPDDVMVTIPGAELERILANLKDMQTKTFFKKN from the coding sequence ATGTATCAAAAAATGGGATCAGAACTAAAAGAAATTTTAAAACTTGAAAGGGAAGCTGTAGCAATAAAATGGTTTCTAAGGGAACCCAAGGATATAAAAAAAGAATCAGAACCATCTAGATTTTGTACCAAACTAGATAAAGCATCGAAGGGAGAAATTTTCTATTCCACAATGGAAGAAGAAAGTTGTATGGGAGGATTAAGGTACAGCGGAATGAAAGATCGAAAAGAACTTCCAAAAAACATGCAAAGCGGTTCCTTCCTTGTACCTGCAGGTGTTTATAAAAGCATACCAGCCGTACAAAGATCATGGCAAAATAACAAGGCCATCGATGCAGGAATATTCACTGCCATACTATTTTCACCCTTGGTAAATGCCGACTTTATCCCGGATATTGTATTTATCATCTCTAACTCTGAACAAGCCATGATGGTACTCCATGCAAATGCCTATGATTCAGGTTCCCATGGTTTGGGTGCTGATTCCTGCCCGATATGTAGTTCAATGGCAGCAATTCCCTACTTGACAGGTAAAGTAACCTACGGATTTGGAGATATTGGTTCTAGAAATAACATGGAATTGAAACCAGATGATGTTATGGTAACTATACCCGGAGCAGAACTAGAAAGAATTCTAGCCAATCTAAAGGACATGCAAACCAAAACATTTTTTAAGAAAAATTAA
- a CDS encoding AEC family transporter: MSSTETILAIIVMILIGYFSKKIGLLKPEDSTTLNKIVVNIAIPSLIFLAMYGADLSNINSLFPITIICLITGTLSGTVVYLFARYRGYSKKTRWTIVGTSTLFNSGFLGYPVVLGVYGSTGLVRAVFFDMGSTILFLCLGILFIVLFGGKYSSIIKRTVLFPPLWGIILGIVVNLLHLNIGPLPLDVLKYLSGAAIPIIMISLGLSLEVGGLKNYLDAATFVSTVRLIISPAIAFVIVTILGFSYINSTVTVVEAGMPSAMLSLVLAASYDLDVKAAAACIFMSTVLSMITLPILIYLL; encoded by the coding sequence ATGAGTTCTACTGAAACAATTCTAGCCATCATTGTAATGATACTAATTGGATACTTTTCCAAAAAGATTGGCCTTCTTAAACCTGAAGATTCAACCACCCTCAACAAAATAGTAGTTAACATTGCCATACCTTCTTTGATATTTCTTGCAATGTATGGAGCGGATCTTTCAAACATTAACAGCCTGTTTCCAATCACAATTATCTGTTTAATAACAGGAACACTTTCAGGAACTGTGGTTTACCTCTTTGCCAGGTACAGAGGATACTCTAAAAAAACAAGGTGGACCATAGTAGGTACTTCGACTCTGTTTAATTCCGGTTTTTTAGGATATCCTGTTGTTTTAGGTGTTTACGGAAGTACTGGTTTGGTTCGAGCAGTTTTCTTTGATATGGGTTCGACAATTCTCTTTTTGTGCCTTGGAATTTTGTTCATCGTACTATTTGGAGGAAAGTACAGTTCAATCATTAAAAGAACTGTGTTGTTTCCGCCACTATGGGGAATAATACTGGGAATAGTAGTGAACCTCCTACATTTGAATATTGGGCCCCTCCCATTAGATGTGTTGAAATATCTAAGTGGTGCAGCCATTCCAATAATAATGATCTCCTTGGGTTTGTCGTTAGAAGTTGGAGGATTAAAAAATTACTTAGATGCCGCAACATTTGTTTCGACTGTTAGGCTGATCATCTCCCCAGCCATAGCATTCGTAATTGTTACTATTCTTGGATTCAGTTATATTAACAGCACAGTAACAGTTGTTGAAGCAGGAATGCCTTCAGCAATGTTGAGCCTAGTATTGGCAGCCAGTTACGATTTAGATGTTAAAGCTGCTGCTGCATGCATATTTATGAGCACTGTACTAAGCATGATAACTCTCCCTATATTGATCTACCTCCTCTAA
- a CDS encoding MarR family winged helix-turn-helix transcriptional regulator — protein MNQELEIVESMDKLANIMQKFQTELLTGELKKYTLRQLYYIELIDKNENISISEISRMLDLKKSTVSIAVNQLIEQNIVLKIQSDADKRFYFLKLTDKGDKIMQMHKQVHRNTIKKILTILDQNEVEKFIEIVNKINQIS, from the coding sequence ATGAATCAGGAGCTCGAAATTGTAGAATCAATGGATAAACTTGCAAACATCATGCAAAAATTTCAAACGGAGCTATTAACTGGTGAATTAAAGAAATACACACTCAGACAACTTTACTACATTGAATTGATTGATAAAAATGAAAATATCAGTATTTCAGAAATATCCAGAATGCTTGATCTGAAAAAATCAACAGTTTCTATAGCTGTAAATCAACTAATTGAACAAAATATAGTTCTTAAAATACAATCTGATGCAGATAAACGGTTTTATTTCCTGAAGCTCACTGATAAAGGAGATAAGATCATGCAAATGCATAAACAGGTTCACAGGAACACCATAAAGAAAATATTGACCATACTGGACCAGAATGAAGTCGAAAAATTCATAGAAATTGTAAATAAAATCAACCAAATCAGCTGA
- a CDS encoding CoB--CoM heterodisulfide reductase iron-sulfur subunit A family protein produces MAEEKNQETTEKLKVGVYVCHCGVNIGGVVDIEAVRDYAATLPDVEVAEEYKYFCSDPGQEMIQKDIKEKGLNRVVVAACSPRLHEPTFRRAVKEAGLNPFLFEFANLREHDSWVHQNEPEAATEKAKDLVRMAVAKARLLEPLIAETVSVDNKAMVIGGGVAGIQSALDLADMGFKTYLIEKQPTIGGRMAQLDKTFPTLDCSMCILAPKMVDCGKHENIELISYAEVKGLEGYIGNFKVTVEKKPRYIDESVCTGCGSCTEVCPIEIPNYFDEGVGMVKATYIPFPQAVPLCATIDKDYCIECKLCDQVCGNGAIKHDQEPETIELEVGTIIVATGYDPYDPTEKTEWAYGSAENVITGLELERFINASGPTQGHVLKPSDGGHPKSVAFIQCVGSRDEQIGKPYCSRVCCMYAMKNAQLIIDHEPDTEVTIYYMDIRAFGKGFEEFYKTSQEKYGIKFVRGRPAAVMENPDKTLTIRAEDTLLGKVTEYDYDMVVLSVGLQPPEGAETLRQTLTLSRSADGFLMEAHPKLRPVDTLTDGIYLAGVAQGPKDIPDAVAQASGAAARAAIPMVKGEVEIEPIIALVDEDVCGGCEVCIDLCPYGAVERIDEKAHINVALCKGCGTCVGACPSGALDQQHFKTSQIFAQIEAAMNGGK; encoded by the coding sequence TTGGCAGAAGAAAAAAATCAAGAAACAACCGAAAAACTAAAAGTCGGTGTATATGTTTGCCACTGTGGTGTTAACATTGGTGGTGTAGTAGACATAGAAGCCGTAAGAGATTATGCAGCAACACTTCCGGACGTAGAAGTAGCTGAAGAGTACAAATACTTCTGTTCAGACCCAGGTCAGGAAATGATACAGAAGGATATCAAAGAGAAGGGTTTAAACAGAGTTGTAGTAGCAGCATGTTCACCAAGGCTCCACGAACCAACATTCAGGAGAGCTGTTAAAGAAGCAGGACTAAACCCATTCCTGTTCGAATTTGCAAACTTAAGAGAACACGATTCATGGGTTCACCAGAATGAACCTGAAGCAGCAACAGAAAAAGCCAAAGACTTAGTCAGAATGGCAGTTGCAAAGGCAAGATTACTAGAACCTCTAATAGCAGAAACTGTTTCTGTAGATAACAAAGCAATGGTTATTGGTGGTGGAGTTGCTGGTATTCAGTCCGCACTCGATTTAGCTGATATGGGATTCAAAACTTACCTAATTGAAAAACAGCCTACCATTGGTGGAAGGATGGCCCAGCTGGACAAAACATTCCCAACATTGGATTGTTCCATGTGTATTCTAGCACCTAAGATGGTGGATTGTGGTAAACACGAAAACATCGAGCTAATTTCCTACGCTGAAGTTAAAGGATTGGAAGGTTACATAGGTAACTTCAAGGTTACAGTGGAAAAGAAGCCACGTTACATAGATGAATCTGTGTGTACTGGATGTGGAAGCTGTACAGAAGTTTGTCCAATAGAAATACCAAACTACTTCGATGAAGGTGTTGGAATGGTTAAAGCAACCTACATTCCGTTCCCTCAGGCAGTACCACTATGTGCAACCATAGACAAGGACTACTGTATCGAATGTAAACTCTGTGACCAAGTATGTGGTAACGGTGCAATCAAACACGATCAGGAACCAGAAACCATCGAACTCGAAGTTGGTACCATTATCGTTGCAACAGGTTATGACCCATACGACCCAACAGAAAAAACTGAATGGGCTTACGGATCTGCTGAAAACGTAATCACCGGTCTAGAACTGGAAAGATTCATAAACGCATCAGGACCTACACAGGGACATGTTTTAAAACCTTCAGACGGTGGACATCCTAAGAGCGTTGCATTCATCCAGTGTGTTGGATCCAGGGATGAACAGATTGGTAAACCATACTGTTCCAGGGTCTGCTGTATGTACGCAATGAAAAATGCTCAGCTTATCATAGACCACGAACCTGACACCGAAGTAACCATATACTACATGGATATTAGGGCATTCGGTAAAGGATTCGAAGAATTTTACAAAACATCCCAAGAAAAGTATGGTATCAAATTTGTCAGAGGTCGACCAGCAGCAGTCATGGAAAACCCTGATAAAACACTAACCATCAGGGCAGAAGACACCCTACTTGGAAAAGTCACAGAATACGACTACGACATGGTAGTACTATCAGTCGGTCTACAGCCACCAGAAGGTGCTGAAACACTCAGACAGACCTTGACCCTATCAAGAAGTGCAGACGGTTTCCTTATGGAAGCTCACCCTAAACTCAGGCCTGTTGACACATTAACAGACGGTATATACCTAGCAGGTGTTGCTCAGGGACCTAAAGATATTCCTGACGCAGTAGCACAAGCATCTGGTGCAGCAGCAAGAGCAGCAATACCAATGGTTAAAGGTGAAGTGGAAATTGAACCAATCATTGCTTTAGTCGACGAAGATGTCTGTGGTGGATGCGAAGTATGTATAGACCTATGCCCATACGGTGCAGTTGAAAGAATAGATGAGAAAGCTCACATCAACGTTGCACTATGTAAAGGATGCGGAACATGTGTTGGTGCATGCCCATCTGGAGCACTAGATCAGCAGCACTTCAAAACCAGCCAGATATTTGCTCAGATTGAAGCTGCAATGAACGGCGGAAAATAA